In Treponema sp. OMZ 798, the following proteins share a genomic window:
- a CDS encoding type II toxin-antitoxin system HicA family toxin produces the protein MSRDEKLIKRLLSKPRDFTYNELKRLLKALGYVETQSGKTSGSRVAFINLSDGHIIRLHKPHPNNELKQYQIEQIIYELQLKGVL, from the coding sequence ATGAGTCGGGATGAAAAACTTATAAAAAGGTTATTATCTAAACCAAGGGATTTTACATATAATGAACTCAAAAGATTATTAAAGGCATTGGGCTATGTAGAAACACAGAGCGGCAAAACATCAGGATCGAGGGTTGCATTTATCAACTTATCTGACGGGCATATTATCCGCCTTCATAAGCCGCATCCAAATAATGAATTGAAGCAATACCAAATTGAACAGATTATTTATGAATTGCAGTTAAAGGGGGTACTATGA
- the prcB gene encoding dentilisin complex subunit PrcB has product MNIKYFYISLFFVFLISSCAGLKECPFPETSAAPLKTGDANKIQYELLRSGNNAKNGIDQVIREQGRLDNLYAIIYGNHVTVPKIDFSRKAVVVITSGPFRTGGYRIEILSAIKTGNSIELVWGLIGPSPKDIVTQAITSPYSIFAVYAEPNDTIVLRCNDSLNINDNLNRL; this is encoded by the coding sequence ATGAATATAAAATATTTTTATATAAGCCTATTTTTTGTCTTCTTGATTTCAAGTTGTGCAGGTTTAAAAGAATGTCCTTTTCCTGAAACCTCTGCTGCTCCTTTAAAAACAGGGGATGCAAATAAAATTCAATACGAATTGCTGCGCTCAGGAAATAATGCAAAAAACGGAATAGATCAAGTTATAAGGGAACAAGGCCGATTGGATAATCTTTATGCAATTATCTACGGTAATCATGTTACGGTTCCTAAGATTGATTTTAGCCGTAAAGCAGTTGTAGTTATAACAAGCGGTCCTTTTAGGACAGGAGGGTATAGAATTGAAATTCTGTCGGCTATAAAAACGGGAAATTCCATTGAGCTTGTATGGGGACTAATAGGTCCGTCACCTAAGGATATTGTCACACAGGCAATAACAAGCCCTTATAGCATATTTGCCGTGTATGCCGAACCAAATGATACTATAGTATTAAGATGCAATGATAGCTTAAATATTAACGATAACTTAAACCGCTTATAA
- a CDS encoding type II toxin-antitoxin system HicB family antitoxin produces the protein MKDFLEYKDYLGSVHFNADDEIFYGKIECIDDLISFEGNTVNELKTAFIEAVEDYIELCKEAGKPAEKSYKGSFNVRISPTIHKKAKRQAIIQGISLNQFIQQAVEQAVTDNLQGASRRVHNR, from the coding sequence ATGAAAGATTTTTTGGAATATAAAGATTATTTAGGTTCGGTGCATTTTAATGCTGATGATGAGATATTTTATGGAAAAATAGAATGTATTGATGATTTAATATCATTTGAAGGTAATACCGTAAACGAATTAAAAACAGCCTTTATTGAAGCTGTTGAAGATTATATTGAGCTATGCAAAGAAGCAGGAAAACCGGCTGAAAAATCATACAAAGGGAGCTTTAATGTAAGAATATCTCCTACAATACACAAAAAAGCGAAACGGCAAGCTATTATTCAAGGAATATCATTAAATCAATTTATTCAACAGGCTGTTGAGCAGGCTGTAACCGATAACTTACAAGGAGCTTCACGGCGTGTACATAACCGATAA
- the dusB gene encoding tRNA dihydrouridine synthase DusB → MAKTPLYKPVSIGGLLLSGNIFLAPVAGYSDKAFRSICVDCGADFTYTEMVSSEALVRDSNKTESLIGRSPNEKAYAVQIFGSNPEYMAKTAVIIAEKYSPECIDINSGCPMAKITKNGAGSALMTDIPLLYKIVKAVNDAMAPYKIPVTLKIRSGFTADKLNWKEAASAAIDAGVKMLTLHPRTRAQVYSGKADWNILAELVQFAKPYQIPVFGSGDLFSPEDAKKMLEETGCAGIMFARGAMGNPFIFTQTRELLTKGTYGEISTEQKIRTGFKELIFLCDEKGEEKGCREMRKRFVAYTKGIPDGSKLRQELVQASTIEEYKAIIQNYFQLT, encoded by the coding sequence ATGGCAAAAACACCGCTTTACAAGCCCGTCTCAATAGGCGGGCTTCTTTTATCGGGAAACATATTTTTGGCCCCTGTTGCAGGCTATTCCGACAAGGCCTTCCGCTCAATCTGCGTGGACTGCGGCGCCGATTTTACATACACCGAAATGGTCTCCTCAGAGGCCCTCGTGAGGGATTCCAATAAAACCGAGAGCCTAATCGGAAGATCTCCTAACGAAAAGGCCTATGCCGTGCAGATTTTCGGCTCAAATCCCGAATACATGGCAAAAACAGCCGTAATAATCGCCGAAAAATATTCTCCCGAATGTATCGATATAAATTCGGGCTGCCCTATGGCAAAGATTACCAAAAACGGAGCAGGTTCGGCTTTGATGACGGACATCCCGCTTTTATACAAAATTGTAAAGGCGGTAAATGATGCAATGGCTCCATATAAGATACCCGTAACTCTTAAAATAAGGTCGGGCTTTACCGCCGATAAACTCAACTGGAAAGAAGCAGCCTCAGCCGCAATTGATGCCGGGGTTAAAATGCTCACCCTACATCCGCGCACCCGTGCACAGGTGTATTCGGGGAAGGCCGATTGGAACATCCTTGCAGAGCTGGTTCAATTTGCGAAGCCTTATCAAATTCCTGTTTTCGGATCGGGAGATCTTTTTTCGCCTGAGGATGCCAAAAAAATGCTTGAAGAAACAGGCTGTGCCGGCATAATGTTTGCCCGCGGGGCTATGGGAAACCCCTTTATCTTTACACAAACGCGGGAGCTTTTGACCAAGGGAACATACGGAGAAATAAGCACGGAACAAAAAATCCGCACCGGCTTTAAAGAGCTCATTTTTTTATGCGATGAAAAGGGAGAAGAAAAAGGCTGCCGCGAAATGCGTAAACGCTTTGTCGCCTACACCAAGGGCATACCCGACGGCTCAAAACTCCGCCAAGAATTAGTACAAGCCTCAACAATAGAGGAGTACAAAGCTATAATTCAAAATTATTTTCAATTGACATAA
- the hflX gene encoding GTPase HflX translates to MYITDNETKKALLIFTDILSSPVKTNISRSSLHEKSGEALKEIEEKELESLVKTIFLKPLSSLRFRVAKENPATLVGSGQLEKIAQAIEDEGADLVVFNSAISPRIQRNLEAALNTCVIDRSEVIIQIFADRAQTREAVLQADLARLEYSMPRLTRRWTSLAQQRGGAKGTRGASRGAGEKKLELDRRTLKTGIAKLKKEVERVRLQRKEQRKTRLQGDKKIGAIVGYTNAGKSSLLKKLSGTEIFTEDKLFATLDAETRKVFLQTDEKNIQVLLTDTVGFVSNLPHQLIDAFRSTLEEAALADFLIIVCDASHPAMTECLEVTRQVLDELSCKEKPVIIAINKIDEVFDEGEILRLKERYPEAVEISVKTGKGLEGLKRKLVSICTP, encoded by the coding sequence GTGTACATAACCGATAATGAAACAAAAAAGGCCTTGCTTATTTTTACGGATATCTTATCAAGTCCGGTAAAAACGAATATAAGCCGCTCGTCTTTACATGAAAAGAGTGGAGAGGCTCTAAAAGAAATAGAAGAAAAAGAACTCGAAAGCCTTGTTAAGACCATTTTTTTAAAGCCCCTATCTTCTCTCCGCTTTAGAGTGGCAAAGGAAAATCCTGCGACTCTTGTAGGTTCGGGACAGCTTGAAAAAATTGCTCAAGCTATAGAAGATGAAGGAGCCGATCTTGTTGTCTTTAACAGTGCTATAAGCCCCCGCATTCAGCGGAACCTTGAAGCCGCTTTAAATACCTGCGTTATAGACCGCTCCGAGGTTATCATTCAAATATTTGCGGACAGGGCTCAAACGCGGGAAGCGGTATTGCAGGCGGATCTTGCCCGCTTGGAGTACTCTATGCCGCGCCTTACCAGAAGATGGACCAGCTTAGCCCAGCAAAGGGGCGGAGCAAAGGGAACAAGGGGAGCTTCCAGAGGTGCAGGCGAAAAAAAACTGGAGCTTGACAGAAGAACCTTAAAAACCGGAATTGCAAAGCTCAAAAAAGAGGTAGAAAGGGTAAGGCTTCAAAGAAAGGAACAGAGGAAGACCCGCTTACAGGGAGACAAAAAAATAGGGGCGATTGTAGGCTACACAAACGCCGGAAAATCCTCTCTTTTAAAAAAACTTTCGGGAACCGAAATTTTTACCGAAGATAAGCTTTTTGCCACCCTCGATGCCGAAACCAGAAAAGTTTTTTTACAAACGGATGAAAAAAATATTCAGGTTCTGTTAACCGATACCGTAGGCTTTGTAAGCAATCTGCCTCACCAGCTGATTGATGCCTTCCGTTCAACTCTTGAAGAAGCCGCCCTTGCAGACTTTTTAATAATAGTCTGCGATGCCTCCCATCCTGCAATGACGGAATGCCTTGAAGTTACAAGGCAAGTCTTGGATGAACTTTCATGCAAGGAAAAGCCGGTCATAATTGCAATAAACAAAATAGATGAAGTCTTTGATGAGGGTGAAATTTTAAGATTAAAGGAACGCTATCCTGAAGCTGTCGAAATTTCGGTTAAAACAGGAAAGGGACTTGAAGGTTTAAAAAGAAAACTTGTCTCCATATGCACTCCCTAG
- a CDS encoding TatD family hydrolase has translation MQIFDTHAHLGLIYSDPIEQLRVVQEARQGSVTRIISICNSLHDFSKVYETLRFSPAVYHAVGVSPSEVTSPGKDWQKIIEESLKLPNVVAVGEIGLDYCKKYGDKRSQIELFIAQLDIASKAGFPVIIHNREAGKDLLDILKERIPKEGGVLHCYSEDDIYAKEALKLPLYFSFAGNLTYRNARNLHDTVLALPLDRIVVESESPFMPPSVYRGQRNMPANTIETVKFMAEMLKMDIEELADQLWKNSCKLFRLPE, from the coding sequence ATGCAGATTTTTGATACTCATGCTCATCTCGGCTTGATATATTCTGATCCGATTGAGCAGTTGCGGGTTGTACAGGAAGCCAGACAAGGCTCTGTAACAAGGATAATAAGTATATGTAACAGCCTCCACGACTTTTCAAAGGTGTACGAGACTCTCAGGTTTTCACCTGCAGTATACCATGCCGTAGGCGTATCTCCTTCCGAAGTTACATCCCCGGGAAAGGACTGGCAAAAAATTATAGAAGAAAGCTTAAAATTGCCCAATGTAGTGGCTGTAGGAGAAATAGGTCTTGATTATTGCAAAAAATACGGAGACAAGCGTTCTCAGATTGAACTTTTTATAGCCCAGCTTGACATTGCTTCAAAAGCGGGATTTCCTGTAATTATCCATAACAGGGAAGCAGGCAAGGACCTTCTTGACATATTAAAAGAAAGGATTCCTAAAGAGGGCGGCGTTTTACATTGCTACTCAGAAGACGATATTTATGCAAAAGAGGCCTTAAAGCTTCCCCTATACTTCTCCTTTGCAGGAAATTTGACTTACCGCAATGCAAGAAACTTGCACGATACGGTATTGGCGCTTCCTCTTGACCGAATCGTAGTCGAATCCGAAAGCCCCTTCATGCCTCCTTCGGTATACCGAGGCCAAAGGAATATGCCGGCCAATACAATCGAGACTGTAAAGTTTATGGCTGAAATGTTAAAGATGGATATTGAAGAACTTGCCGATCAGCTTTGGAAAAACAGCTGCAAACTCTTCAGGCTGCCGGAATAA
- a CDS encoding GNAT family N-acetyltransferase yields MVKILKIENKDEKAKIVEEVLIDLPEWFGLPESTKEYINDSKELDLWAAKKDDEIIGFITLTESSSECADVHCMGVKKMYHNQGIGTLLFNELKKFASTKYDYIQVKTVDEGHYKEYDQTIAFYKKQGFKKLEVFPTLWDEWNPCLIMIQKL; encoded by the coding sequence TTGGTAAAAATTCTAAAAATAGAAAACAAGGATGAAAAAGCAAAAATTGTTGAAGAAGTCTTGATAGATTTACCCGAATGGTTCGGTTTACCAGAAAGCACAAAAGAGTATATCAATGATTCAAAAGAATTGGATTTATGGGCAGCAAAGAAAGATGATGAAATTATCGGGTTTATAACCTTAACCGAATCAAGCTCCGAATGTGCTGATGTGCATTGTATGGGAGTAAAAAAAATGTATCACAATCAGGGAATCGGAACCCTATTATTTAACGAGCTTAAAAAATTTGCTTCAACCAAATATGATTATATACAGGTAAAAACGGTAGATGAGGGGCATTATAAAGAATATGACCAAACAATAGCCTTTTATAAAAAACAAGGATTTAAAAAATTGGAAGTTTTTCCTACACTGTGGGATGAATGGAATCCATGCTTGATAATGATACAAAAATTATAA
- the prcA gene encoding dentilisin complex subunit PrcA encodes MNDTNFYNPEQENSSLKSLKITETPGFIFDGTKTEYHNIPVPYGEVHITAEAYTGAEVKIDGKVSTDPGYGTVAISAAKLQVLVEVIKGGNSKIYSLNFVEAGATVTVEVLVVDSIGGTKVSGTTLKVFDPAQVAGAAPVKTVQVNNGIANITGLEPDKRYDFKLEGIEKKWAGSLIENYYVSALKNQKLTMIQFPHGDHTRGVEPPKVASIMKAAAAGGGETPINDGSSIDNSLKSIKVNFTSSVGAVEAKDGNGFGAKVGMGMIPNDLSGIYGSYFGTEFSAGTFTSKYEFELKPGTGDFIFPNGNFDLIVVGYDIANNRVEKHISIKSENSASGAPLDNAVFKNILIIVERIPYSANIYSNDGGDITHINLMGGSVNGNIIPLALDPIGGHSSSYTSIIQFNLAGTGGKSVPIIGFDFYRKKAGTEDKFERVSRTIYGKPMVETFPGANLHQGFDTDSRLEENVEYEYKVIAYNASHTVESPVLKMKVMEAFTYELTAPANRVLISKADAQNMSYTCKISNPKLLKKDEADCFDSGLLVVDGRGKVLFGSKFQYYYNRTYKDGNSGPDLLIDLVQNGSVYRKVSYQDILKGQLAQPNIGVNSLEDLIKVNSSTREITLTPKFTQIGFFNVEEYSAGQPLTYTAGTTYQWDIQDWGDDAYDLNDDSPLMVIKDHTYVNLDGTIGMVQIQTFGNTYSNGANAVNGRFTFTVTE; translated from the coding sequence TTGAATGATACAAATTTTTATAATCCGGAACAAGAAAACTCTTCACTCAAATCGCTTAAAATAACCGAGACTCCCGGTTTTATCTTTGACGGAACCAAAACCGAGTATCACAATATTCCGGTTCCTTATGGAGAGGTTCATATTACGGCCGAAGCTTATACCGGTGCTGAGGTAAAAATTGACGGCAAAGTTAGTACTGATCCGGGCTACGGCACTGTTGCGATAAGTGCCGCAAAGCTTCAGGTACTTGTTGAAGTAATCAAGGGCGGTAATTCTAAGATCTACAGCCTTAACTTTGTTGAAGCCGGTGCTACCGTAACTGTTGAAGTCCTTGTAGTAGATTCTATAGGAGGTACAAAGGTATCGGGCACCACGCTTAAGGTCTTTGACCCGGCACAAGTGGCCGGGGCAGCGCCGGTTAAAACAGTTCAGGTTAACAACGGTATCGCCAATATAACAGGCCTTGAGCCGGATAAACGATATGACTTTAAACTTGAAGGTATCGAAAAAAAATGGGCCGGTTCCTTGATTGAAAACTACTATGTTTCTGCACTAAAAAACCAAAAACTTACTATGATTCAATTCCCGCATGGCGATCATACGCGAGGAGTTGAGCCGCCTAAGGTAGCTTCAATTATGAAAGCGGCTGCTGCAGGAGGGGGTGAAACACCCATAAACGACGGCTCGTCCATTGATAACAGCCTAAAAAGCATTAAGGTAAACTTTACTTCAAGTGTAGGTGCCGTCGAAGCGAAGGACGGGAACGGCTTTGGGGCTAAGGTAGGTATGGGAATGATTCCTAACGACCTTAGCGGAATTTATGGCAGTTATTTTGGCACCGAATTTTCTGCCGGAACTTTTACATCAAAATACGAATTTGAGTTAAAGCCGGGTACAGGAGACTTTATCTTCCCCAACGGAAATTTCGATCTAATAGTTGTAGGTTACGATATTGCAAATAACCGTGTCGAAAAACACATAAGCATTAAGTCGGAAAATTCCGCAAGCGGAGCCCCCTTGGATAATGCCGTATTTAAGAATATTCTTATAATTGTGGAGCGTATCCCATATTCGGCAAATATTTATTCGAATGACGGAGGGGATATTACACATATAAATTTAATGGGCGGTTCCGTTAACGGCAATATAATTCCATTGGCCCTTGATCCCATAGGAGGACATAGTTCTTCATATACGTCGATCATACAGTTCAATCTTGCGGGTACCGGCGGAAAGTCTGTTCCCATTATCGGCTTTGATTTTTACCGAAAAAAAGCCGGTACAGAAGATAAATTTGAACGAGTAAGCCGCACAATTTACGGCAAGCCTATGGTTGAAACATTCCCCGGTGCGAACTTGCATCAAGGTTTTGATACTGATTCGCGCTTGGAAGAAAATGTAGAATATGAGTATAAGGTTATAGCCTATAATGCAAGCCATACCGTAGAGTCTCCCGTATTAAAGATGAAGGTAATGGAAGCCTTTACCTATGAACTTACGGCTCCTGCCAACCGTGTTCTGATTTCAAAGGCAGATGCCCAAAACATGAGCTATACCTGCAAGATAAGTAATCCTAAGCTCCTTAAAAAGGACGAAGCAGACTGCTTTGATTCGGGGCTTTTAGTAGTTGACGGGCGTGGAAAGGTTCTTTTCGGTTCCAAATTCCAATATTATTACAATAGAACGTACAAGGATGGAAATAGCGGTCCTGACCTTCTTATAGATCTCGTACAAAACGGTAGTGTATACCGAAAGGTTTCATATCAGGATATTTTGAAAGGGCAATTGGCGCAACCGAATATTGGTGTTAACAGTCTTGAAGACCTTATTAAGGTAAATTCTTCAACAAGAGAGATTACCCTTACTCCTAAATTTACTCAAATAGGTTTCTTTAATGTTGAAGAATACTCAGCGGGCCAGCCTCTTACATACACGGCAGGCACAACCTACCAATGGGATATACAGGATTGGGGTGATGATGCTTATGATTTAAATGATGACTCACCGCTTATGGTCATCAAAGATCATACTTATGTAAACCTCGACGGTACTATAGGCATGGTTCAAATCCAAACTTTTGGTAATACCTATTCTAACGGTGCTAATGCTGTTAATGGAAGATTTACCTTTACGGTAACAGAATAA
- the prtP gene encoding dentilisin complex serine proteinase subunit PrtP, which produces MKQFFCLLTVLAVTLVSCSFGIKNPESLKHEKIEENLNSGLPVFTEEGLENIVEGSFIVKTSSNFDKTLFEKEGFEVRGFVSLRGEGLRYWNLYKEGNAKKNLSKVLFINGVLSAEYDYKVEVPKYTKKPILQGKPIIEARGLTDGNYLNDPIANASDYGLKITEALKAYKDLGYGPKDVVVGIIDTGINMEHQDFKDGTNSIVLYAKSAATDITGANYIGNGKPFTEIPIGQNWDKEAHGTHCSGSIAARGDNGVGIAGVAWKNTKIISYQSLGITGGGSDWAIYGAMADLVETVEILRKSKAERSDEEKNKLPSYLRDTDYQITQTTVPVNMSLGGSYGTEFEFSVLIYAIKNNILPVIAMGNEGRYTAAFPAAVPGVLAVGATTAQDKQKDFSNKGAWISISAPGDGVMSCTVYGDDSYQSMSGTSMATPFITGTIGYLLSFGNAHNLTPYQIKTLLEKNADKIDGMADFDERYGYGRVNVYKAAKAVTDGVAAIPAPNDIYSEAEITVKVTNKGQAVFGNKITLIDEVTKAPLAFVADFGGEPVVFKGLIKGRSYSVYTNFAGEAKKENFTVTGNNQEITIAFNI; this is translated from the coding sequence ATGAAACAATTTTTTTGTTTATTGACGGTCTTAGCCGTTACACTGGTTTCATGTTCTTTCGGAATTAAAAATCCCGAAAGTTTAAAGCATGAAAAAATTGAGGAAAATTTAAATTCAGGCCTTCCTGTCTTTACTGAAGAAGGACTTGAAAATATTGTAGAAGGTTCTTTTATCGTAAAGACCTCATCAAACTTTGATAAGACCCTTTTTGAAAAAGAAGGCTTTGAGGTTAGAGGTTTTGTTTCTCTTCGAGGGGAGGGTCTCCGCTATTGGAACCTTTACAAGGAAGGAAATGCAAAAAAGAATCTTTCAAAGGTGCTTTTTATTAATGGCGTTCTTTCGGCCGAGTACGATTACAAGGTTGAAGTTCCTAAATATACTAAAAAACCAATATTACAAGGTAAACCTATTATAGAGGCTAGAGGCCTTACCGATGGAAACTACCTTAACGACCCCATAGCAAATGCTTCGGATTACGGGCTTAAAATAACCGAAGCCTTAAAAGCCTATAAAGACTTGGGTTACGGTCCAAAAGATGTAGTTGTAGGCATTATCGATACCGGCATTAATATGGAGCACCAGGATTTTAAAGATGGCACAAATTCTATCGTCCTTTATGCAAAATCTGCCGCAACCGACATTACAGGAGCAAATTATATAGGAAACGGAAAGCCCTTTACCGAAATACCTATAGGCCAAAACTGGGATAAAGAAGCTCATGGTACACACTGTTCAGGCTCCATAGCAGCCCGCGGCGATAACGGAGTGGGCATTGCAGGTGTTGCATGGAAAAATACCAAAATTATCTCTTATCAAAGTTTAGGTATTACAGGAGGGGGCAGCGATTGGGCTATTTACGGCGCAATGGCCGACCTGGTAGAAACTGTAGAAATTTTGCGTAAATCTAAGGCTGAGCGCTCTGATGAAGAAAAGAATAAGCTCCCTTCGTATCTTAGAGATACCGACTACCAAATTACCCAAACAACGGTTCCCGTAAATATGAGTTTGGGCGGTTCATACGGTACCGAATTTGAATTTTCAGTTTTAATCTATGCTATAAAAAACAATATTCTTCCGGTAATAGCTATGGGAAATGAGGGCCGCTATACGGCGGCCTTCCCTGCCGCCGTCCCCGGTGTGCTTGCAGTAGGGGCTACCACAGCACAAGATAAGCAAAAAGACTTTAGCAATAAAGGGGCTTGGATAAGCATTTCCGCCCCCGGTGACGGTGTTATGTCTTGTACCGTATATGGAGATGATTCTTATCAGAGTATGAGCGGAACCTCAATGGCGACACCCTTTATTACTGGAACAATAGGCTATCTTTTGTCCTTCGGTAATGCCCATAATTTGACACCCTATCAGATTAAGACCTTACTCGAAAAAAACGCCGACAAGATTGATGGAATGGCTGATTTTGATGAACGCTACGGCTATGGTAGGGTTAATGTTTACAAGGCAGCCAAGGCTGTAACTGACGGCGTTGCTGCAATCCCTGCTCCAAACGATATCTACAGCGAGGCCGAAATAACCGTTAAGGTAACCAATAAGGGACAAGCGGTATTTGGGAATAAAATTACTTTAATTGATGAGGTTACCAAGGCTCCTTTGGCCTTTGTTGCAGATTTTGGAGGTGAGCCTGTTGTCTTTAAAGGTCTTATCAAAGGCAGAAGCTATTCTGTTTATACCAATTTTGCCGGGGAAGCTAAAAAAGAAAACTTTACGGTAACGGGAAATAATCAAGAGATTACTATTGCTTTCAATATTTAG
- a CDS encoding M3 family oligoendopeptidase has product MSDTCTVKTLPLVPFKEMPYTRPDMKAIEKGFADALSKFKAAASVKEQIEAIDMVQAINREYSTMSSLASVRHTIDTRDEFYDKENDFYDEAGPLFSKLSNEFGAEMVKSKFRAELEKEFGHQVFDLTDLSLKVFSPEIMDDLMAENKLTSKYSKLIASAQIEFQGEKRTLSQLSPFMQDMDREVRKAAAKAYYSFFEENEAEFDSIYDELVKVRTKIAKKLGYKNFVQLAYDRLGRTEYNAEMVANYRKQIYELVVPIAQALKKRQSKRLKLDKVYYYDTGLKYLTGNAVPQGEPDWIVEQAKKMYNELSPETKEFFGIMTDYGLMDLLSTKGKAGGGYCTGFPMYKVPFIFANFNKTQHDVEVMTHEAGHAFQAYQSRDARLLEYGWPTLEACEIHSMSMEFFTWPWMELFFKHQTEKFKFTHLSGAFEFLPYGATVDEFQHWVYENPEASPAERKAEWHKIELKYNPSIDYADNEYLNRGGFWIKQGHIFSSPFYYIDYTLAQVCALQFWVKANADRKTAWEDYLRLCKAGGSLPFLELLKLANLKNPFEEGCIASVTPECEKWLNSIDDSKL; this is encoded by the coding sequence ATGTCAGACACATGTACAGTAAAAACTCTGCCTTTGGTTCCGTTTAAGGAAATGCCTTATACGAGGCCGGATATGAAGGCGATTGAAAAGGGCTTTGCCGATGCCCTATCTAAATTTAAGGCTGCAGCTTCGGTAAAAGAGCAGATCGAAGCTATCGATATGGTACAGGCCATAAACCGCGAGTACAGCACCATGTCTTCGCTGGCCTCGGTCAGACACACCATCGATACAAGGGACGAATTCTACGATAAAGAAAACGATTTTTATGATGAGGCAGGCCCTCTTTTTAGCAAGCTTTCAAACGAATTCGGTGCAGAAATGGTAAAATCGAAATTTAGAGCCGAGCTTGAAAAGGAATTCGGTCATCAGGTTTTTGATTTAACCGACCTATCCTTAAAGGTATTCAGCCCCGAAATTATGGACGACCTAATGGCCGAAAATAAGCTTACCAGCAAATACAGTAAGCTCATCGCCTCTGCCCAGATCGAATTCCAAGGCGAAAAACGCACCCTTTCCCAGCTTAGCCCATTTATGCAGGACATGGATAGAGAAGTACGAAAGGCTGCGGCCAAGGCCTACTACAGCTTTTTTGAAGAAAACGAAGCCGAATTCGATTCTATCTATGATGAACTTGTAAAGGTACGCACAAAGATAGCCAAAAAACTCGGCTACAAGAACTTTGTTCAGCTTGCCTATGACCGCCTCGGAAGAACCGAGTACAATGCCGAAATGGTTGCAAACTACCGCAAGCAGATTTATGAGCTTGTTGTTCCGATTGCTCAGGCCTTAAAAAAGCGACAAAGCAAGAGATTAAAGCTCGATAAGGTCTATTATTACGATACCGGCCTCAAATACCTTACGGGAAATGCCGTTCCCCAAGGCGAGCCTGATTGGATTGTTGAGCAGGCAAAGAAGATGTACAACGAGCTTTCACCCGAAACAAAGGAATTCTTCGGCATTATGACCGATTACGGACTAATGGACCTACTTTCAACAAAGGGAAAGGCAGGCGGAGGTTATTGCACGGGCTTCCCCATGTACAAGGTTCCCTTTATCTTTGCAAACTTTAACAAGACCCAGCACGATGTCGAGGTTATGACCCACGAAGCAGGCCATGCCTTCCAAGCCTATCAAAGCCGGGATGCCCGTCTTCTCGAATACGGATGGCCCACCCTTGAGGCTTGCGAAATTCATTCGATGAGTATGGAATTTTTCACATGGCCCTGGATGGAGCTTTTCTTTAAGCACCAAACCGAAAAGTTTAAGTTTACCCATCTTTCGGGAGCCTTCGAATTCCTCCCCTACGGAGCCACAGTCGATGAGTTCCAACACTGGGTATATGAAAACCCCGAAGCAAGCCCTGCCGAAAGAAAGGCGGAATGGCATAAGATAGAATTAAAATACAATCCTTCAATCGATTATGCCGATAACGAATACCTTAACCGAGGCGGCTTTTGGATAAAGCAGGGACACATTTTTTCTTCTCCTTTCTATTACATAGACTACACCTTGGCCCAAGTTTGCGCCCTACAGTTTTGGGTAAAGGCCAATGCCGACCGCAAAACGGCTTGGGAAGATTATTTACGCCTCTGCAAGGCCGGCGGAAGCCTCCCCTTCTTGGAGCTTTTAAAACTTGCAAACCTAAAGAATCCCTTTGAAGAAGGCTGCATCGCTTCGGTAACCCCCGAATGCGAAAAATGGCTCAATTCGATAGACGATTCAAAACTCTAA